In Candidatus Hydrogenedentota bacterium, a single genomic region encodes these proteins:
- a CDS encoding RNA polymerase sigma factor produces the protein MRAAQREEQKMPSGIRDEDIAAFETLCREIEAPLYSYIRKLLPGSPDAEDIAQEALLRLFAAMHNGRLRKSPRAYLFSIAHNLAVDACRARKHQPVPDAPPAVSAAANAHRSLLREQMEHALGELPQDQRSALLLREFGGLSYAEIAETMKVDTGLVKIWLFRARQKLSTLLDHDGQYVGIRNHE, from the coding sequence ATGCGTGCAGCACAGCGCGAGGAACAGAAGATGCCATCCGGTATCCGCGATGAGGACATCGCCGCGTTCGAGACGCTGTGCCGCGAGATTGAGGCGCCGCTGTACAGTTATATCCGGAAGCTGCTGCCGGGTTCGCCGGACGCGGAGGACATCGCGCAGGAGGCGCTGTTGCGTCTCTTCGCCGCGATGCACAACGGGCGGCTCCGCAAGTCGCCGCGGGCATATCTCTTCAGCATCGCGCACAACCTCGCCGTGGATGCCTGCCGCGCGCGCAAACACCAACCGGTCCCGGACGCGCCCCCCGCCGTCTCCGCCGCGGCGAACGCACATCGCAGTCTGTTACGCGAACAGATGGAGCACGCGCTCGGCGAATTGCCTCAGGACCAGCGTTCCGCCTTATTGCTGCGCGAGTTTGGCGGTCTGAGCTACGCCGAAATCGCCGAAACCATGAAGGTGGACACCGGCCTTGTGAAAATCTGGCTGTTTCGGGCCCGCCAAAAACTGAGCACCCTGCTCGATCACGACGGCCAATACGTTGGAATACGCAACCATGAGTGA
- a CDS encoding protein kinase has product MTDRFTDADGSQPTLRGNHPRPGQSADTPSAFAGQVRDDGSTPTLHSHADAAVVFRPGQIIDDQFEVIAEIGHGGMGVVYEVRDRLTPARYALKAMLPSILTDAQAAERFLREANTARQLRHAGIVSVFEVRQARNGALYFTMEYLEGRTLRAILREKKQLSLPETISYLRPLCEALAYAHQFMVHRDISPENVMVLLNGGVKLLDFGIAKAVDPQAITTTTRSAIGKPYYMAPEQRNKAPNIDKRADIFSLGVLFFELLTGDIPMPVGHVTALRPELPPECDTLFSKAVAREPEQRYQDTEALREALDHCLTAHALHEARRNTEMARDTANTPEVRAHAASLQRQADDLLRAAISAQHQPEQACAEFEQARKLYEKAMARAAETLQSLHADASNAREAAEQARAHALTPGHPYSPEEYAEDVLELAAHSFRRAEEATDPLEARRLFDESSGHYRDAIHLARVRGELEAEVEHARVNARVALDNLTAEARRYAPDEVAEAERCWTLACNTREDNHTRKEYFNRVTGLCAGALEYAPVRRQQAKDKATAALERTKAGRAALTGDAVKYVMPLIREADDCWKRVSSAGDDYEHVCALLEDAVAKYDLAKAVMDAAEAANTARARAHTGTIAKDAASKSRVEEAEAKRAEAARLADNPERALQLFRQAESAYVEAVRLAEQAQQTVRERRGRIAASLVRWAIALTVIGVVFNWAKSGCSNIMEDAERETARPPSVASPAVTVKTENNQAFVRTSADPGEISGFWRRTYEQYNRTHQEYIVARGNRASVVVKTGSGSGNTDTYTGEAFVDASGRTVVEFDARLGKMGTIAFRPGDAEAELSWWRRAYGGDRANLDTSMAIQYVCAANIPLIFWFGVPDWREIASDGVTPRVVRSARSRVPWRAIIVEPEPGHDYGWYFNVYDSLGAVAFSESKPTGWQPGRFEKDWTVPETGPLGLYTAVVTIMDNTTGTTSESTAAVYMDLSDDHYAQVIKDLLAQQGIAGVSVNCQSRVVTLSGTVSSQDAYQTAQYLAQLPPQDGALGIANVKNNLTISY; this is encoded by the coding sequence ATGACTGACCGGTTCACCGATGCAGACGGCAGTCAGCCGACTCTCAGGGGAAATCATCCGCGGCCCGGGCAAAGCGCGGATACTCCTTCGGCCTTCGCCGGTCAGGTGCGGGACGACGGTTCCACGCCTACGCTTCATTCACACGCGGACGCCGCGGTTGTCTTCAGGCCGGGCCAAATCATCGATGACCAATTCGAGGTGATTGCGGAAATCGGGCACGGCGGCATGGGCGTCGTTTATGAAGTGCGCGACCGCTTGACCCCCGCGCGCTACGCCCTCAAGGCCATGCTCCCTTCGATTCTGACTGACGCCCAGGCGGCGGAACGGTTCCTGCGCGAAGCGAATACGGCGCGGCAATTGCGCCACGCTGGCATCGTGAGTGTGTTTGAAGTCCGGCAAGCCCGAAACGGCGCCCTGTATTTCACAATGGAATACCTGGAGGGCCGCACGCTGCGCGCGATCTTGCGCGAGAAAAAGCAACTTTCGCTTCCCGAAACCATATCCTACTTGCGCCCCCTCTGCGAAGCCCTCGCCTATGCGCATCAATTCATGGTTCACCGCGACATCTCGCCCGAAAACGTCATGGTCCTGCTCAATGGCGGCGTGAAACTGCTCGATTTCGGCATTGCCAAGGCGGTTGACCCGCAGGCCATTACGACCACAACGCGATCCGCCATTGGGAAGCCCTATTACATGGCGCCCGAGCAACGCAACAAGGCCCCGAACATTGACAAACGCGCCGACATCTTTTCCCTGGGCGTCTTGTTCTTCGAATTGCTCACCGGGGATATCCCCATGCCGGTCGGTCACGTAACCGCGTTGCGCCCCGAACTCCCTCCGGAGTGTGACACCCTGTTTTCAAAAGCAGTCGCCCGTGAGCCAGAGCAGCGCTATCAGGACACGGAAGCATTGCGCGAGGCTCTGGACCATTGCCTGACCGCGCATGCGCTGCACGAGGCGCGGCGCAACACGGAGATGGCCCGGGACACCGCCAACACGCCCGAGGTTCGCGCCCACGCCGCTTCGCTTCAGCGGCAAGCCGACGACCTGTTGCGCGCCGCAATCTCCGCACAACATCAGCCGGAACAGGCCTGCGCAGAGTTTGAACAGGCCCGCAAACTCTATGAAAAGGCAATGGCACGCGCCGCGGAAACGCTCCAGTCGCTGCATGCGGATGCGTCGAACGCCCGTGAAGCTGCCGAGCAGGCGCGCGCGCATGCGCTGACGCCCGGCCACCCCTATTCGCCGGAGGAATACGCGGAAGATGTGCTGGAACTGGCGGCGCACTCGTTCCGCCGGGCTGAAGAAGCCACTGACCCGCTCGAAGCACGGCGCCTCTTTGACGAATCGTCCGGCCATTACAGAGACGCGATCCATCTGGCCCGGGTCCGCGGGGAATTGGAGGCGGAAGTGGAACACGCGCGCGTTAACGCGCGCGTTGCGCTTGATAATCTGACGGCTGAAGCGCGCCGTTACGCTCCGGATGAAGTGGCGGAAGCGGAACGCTGCTGGACTCTCGCCTGCAACACGCGCGAAGACAACCACACGCGCAAGGAGTATTTCAACCGCGTCACCGGACTGTGCGCCGGCGCGCTGGAATACGCGCCGGTGCGGCGCCAGCAGGCAAAAGACAAAGCCACCGCGGCCCTCGAGCGAACCAAAGCCGGCCGGGCCGCTCTCACCGGCGACGCCGTCAAATACGTAATGCCCCTCATAAGAGAGGCCGATGATTGCTGGAAACGTGTATCCAGCGCGGGAGACGACTACGAACACGTTTGCGCCCTCCTGGAGGACGCTGTCGCGAAATATGACTTGGCCAAGGCCGTCATGGATGCCGCGGAGGCCGCGAACACGGCGCGCGCCAGAGCACACACCGGGACCATCGCGAAGGACGCCGCGAGCAAGTCCAGGGTCGAGGAGGCCGAGGCGAAACGGGCCGAAGCCGCACGTCTTGCGGACAACCCGGAACGCGCCCTGCAACTCTTCCGGCAGGCGGAGTCGGCTTATGTTGAAGCGGTCCGTCTTGCCGAGCAGGCCCAGCAAACCGTCCGGGAGCGCCGCGGCCGTATCGCGGCGAGCCTGGTCCGGTGGGCCATAGCGCTCACTGTAATTGGCGTTGTGTTCAACTGGGCCAAATCCGGTTGCTCGAACATCATGGAAGACGCAGAGCGGGAAACGGCCCGGCCACCTTCCGTGGCGTCTCCCGCCGTCACGGTCAAGACGGAAAACAACCAGGCTTTCGTACGCACCTCGGCCGATCCCGGTGAAATCTCCGGGTTCTGGCGCCGCACGTACGAGCAGTACAACAGAACACACCAGGAATACATCGTAGCCAGAGGCAACAGGGCATCGGTCGTGGTCAAGACCGGCTCCGGCTCCGGGAACACCGATACCTACACCGGTGAGGCCTTCGTAGATGCGAGCGGCAGGACCGTTGTCGAATTCGACGCACGCTTGGGCAAGATGGGCACCATTGCCTTCCGTCCAGGTGATGCCGAGGCGGAACTGTCATGGTGGCGTCGCGCCTACGGGGGCGACCGGGCAAACCTCGACACAAGCATGGCCATCCAGTACGTCTGCGCCGCCAATATCCCCCTCATTTTCTGGTTTGGCGTGCCCGACTGGCGCGAAATTGCCAGCGACGGCGTGACGCCCCGCGTCGTCCGCAGCGCGCGTTCCCGCGTCCCTTGGCGCGCCATCATCGTGGAACCCGAACCCGGCCACGACTACGGCTGGTATTTCAATGTCTACGATTCCCTCGGCGCCGTAGCGTTTTCGGAATCCAAGCCTACCGGTTGGCAGCCGGGCCGTTTCGAAAAGGATTGGACCGTCCCCGAGACGGGACCGCTCGGCCTGTACACCGCGGTCGTCACAATCATGGACAACACCACCGGCACAACATCGGAGAGCACCGCCGCCGTGTACATGGATCTCAGCGACGACCATTACGCCCAGGTAATCAAAGACCTTCTCGCCCAGCAAGGCATCGCCGGTGTAAGCGTCAACTGTCAGAGCCGTGTTGTCACCCTTTCCGGCACCGTGTCCTCCCAGGACGCGTATCAGACAGCCCAATACCTTGCTCAACTGCCTCCCCAGGACGGCGCGCTTGGCATCGCCAACGTCAAGAACAATCTGACGATCTCGTACTGA
- a CDS encoding carbohydrate ABC transporter permease, whose translation MMRQGRLFPVSRARLSRACVHALLIVAAIFFAFPFYWLFISAFKAKEQIFTLPPVFVPSPWRLDNLARVFQETNLFRALFNSVVIAGGHCALALFLCSLAGYAFAKFPKAPGRNALFAFVLATMMIPGAVTLIPVFVVLCKLHAVNHYWAMILPGAASAFGIFWMRQYIASNIHDDLLDAARIDGCTEFGLYWRIVVPVIKPALAALGVLTLIGVWNNLMWAFIVLRTEDMYTLPLVIYLLNGELRTPYELIMAASLLATLPLVLAFLFFQRHFIQGITAGAIKG comes from the coding sequence GTGATGCGGCAAGGGCGGCTCTTCCCGGTTTCACGCGCACGGCTTTCCCGCGCCTGTGTCCACGCTCTCCTCATCGTTGCCGCGATCTTCTTTGCATTTCCGTTCTATTGGCTGTTCATTTCCGCGTTCAAGGCGAAGGAACAGATTTTCACGCTGCCGCCGGTCTTTGTGCCCAGTCCATGGCGGCTTGACAATCTTGCGCGTGTGTTTCAGGAAACGAACCTGTTTCGCGCGCTCTTCAATTCCGTTGTCATCGCGGGCGGCCACTGCGCGCTTGCCCTGTTCCTGTGCTCGCTCGCCGGTTACGCGTTCGCGAAGTTTCCGAAAGCGCCCGGCCGCAACGCGCTATTCGCGTTCGTGCTCGCCACGATGATGATCCCCGGCGCGGTAACGCTCATCCCCGTGTTCGTCGTGCTGTGCAAGCTGCACGCCGTCAACCATTACTGGGCCATGATCCTGCCCGGCGCGGCGAGCGCGTTCGGCATTTTCTGGATGCGCCAGTACATCGCGTCAAACATCCACGACGACCTGCTCGATGCCGCGCGCATCGACGGGTGCACCGAATTCGGCCTCTACTGGCGCATTGTCGTGCCCGTAATCAAGCCCGCACTCGCGGCCCTGGGCGTACTGACCCTGATCGGCGTCTGGAACAACCTCATGTGGGCGTTCATCGTGCTGCGCACCGAAGACATGTACACGCTGCCCCTCGTCATCTACCTGCTCAACGGCGAACTGCGCACGCCCTACGAACTGATCATGGCCGCGAGTCTGCTCGCGACGCTGCCCCTCGTGCTCGCGTTCCTCTTCTTCCAGCGCCATTTCATTCAGGGCATCACGGCAGGCGCCATAAAGGGATAG
- a CDS encoding sugar ABC transporter permease produces the protein MSNAFKHSRWRSVKQHRHFYLFISPFFLLFAVFGLYPILFSLYLSFTRWDGLTEMTWTGWTNFEVMLQDELFFTSLWNTFVIGLLYIPPMFAGAFLLATALNEGWLRLRGMFRAVFFLPVVTPMVVVSIVFGLLYGQETGLINFVLTSFGFEPVPWLVSEEWSKPAIAVLLVWRWTGYNMVLMLAGLQGISPEYYEAARVEGAGPWRRMRHITLPLMRPVFIFCAITSLIGTVYMFDEVFVLTLGGPGTSSTNFGLYLFNTSFTDFKFGYASSMAYTVAFFVFIASLVILLFRREDL, from the coding sequence ATGAGCAACGCATTTAAACACTCCCGCTGGCGGTCTGTGAAACAGCATCGTCATTTTTATCTCTTTATTTCGCCGTTCTTTCTGCTCTTCGCGGTTTTCGGCCTGTATCCGATCCTTTTCTCGCTCTATCTGAGTTTCACCCGGTGGGACGGGCTCACGGAGATGACGTGGACCGGCTGGACAAACTTCGAGGTGATGTTGCAGGACGAACTCTTTTTCACGTCGTTGTGGAACACCTTCGTGATCGGACTGCTGTACATCCCGCCCATGTTCGCGGGCGCGTTTCTGCTCGCAACCGCGCTGAATGAAGGCTGGCTGCGCCTGCGCGGCATGTTCCGCGCCGTGTTCTTCCTGCCAGTCGTCACGCCAATGGTGGTGGTGTCGATCGTGTTCGGCCTGCTCTACGGCCAGGAGACAGGCCTGATCAACTTCGTCTTGACGTCGTTCGGGTTCGAACCAGTGCCGTGGCTCGTGAGCGAGGAATGGTCAAAACCGGCCATTGCCGTGCTGCTCGTGTGGCGCTGGACCGGCTACAACATGGTGCTGATGCTCGCGGGGCTGCAAGGCATTTCCCCCGAATACTATGAGGCGGCGCGCGTCGAGGGCGCGGGCCCGTGGCGGCGGATGCGGCACATCACGCTGCCGCTCATGCGCCCCGTCTTCATTTTCTGCGCGATCACGTCGCTCATCGGCACGGTGTACATGTTCGACGAGGTCTTTGTGCTCACGCTTGGCGGTCCGGGCACCTCCTCGACCAATTTCGGGCTGTATCTCTTCAACACGTCCTTCACGGACTTTAAATTCGGCTATGCCTCAAGCATGGCCTATACCGTGGCGTTCTTCGTGTTCATCGCGTCGCTCGTCATTCTGCTCTTCCGCAGGGAGGACCTGTGA
- a CDS encoding extracellular solute-binding protein, whose translation MAGRNASLLFPLLLLAACPLSAGADATLSPTESVDAAALHGGLQVWGWNIAAASLNKLVPAFNARFPHVAVNVNMTGANLQSRFLLSLSAGVGAPDISQLQLAEAQRYAVTRRLTDLTPVAQCYAAAFPASFWENCVFEGHIYAIPWDMGPCAVFYKRSLLAQYAIDPDSIFTWDDFVAAGKRLLEASGGTTKMMVLPTGGMEFTFEMLLQQLGGQVFDAQGRVAIRSPQALQVLGLLRKFIQTGITANVPPYSHAHYASIRSPIVATFPSAAWWGGTIKDYAPEMSGDWGVFRLPAFTPGGLRTSNQGGSVLVIPDQCAQKQAAWAYIEYALCTREAQIGQYRNFDLFPAFLPAHEDPFFDEPDPYFGGQNVRRLFAQDIERIPPLNRTKDWFEAMRYVSQALSTWVDGDMNDADPFLRTLEHRLATRLGREIAPGVEAP comes from the coding sequence ATGGCAGGGCGGAACGCATCGCTGCTGTTCCCGCTGCTGCTCCTGGCAGCGTGTCCGCTGAGTGCCGGCGCAGACGCGACGTTGTCGCCGACGGAATCCGTGGACGCCGCGGCCCTGCACGGCGGCCTGCAGGTATGGGGCTGGAACATCGCCGCCGCGAGTCTGAACAAGCTTGTGCCCGCCTTCAACGCCCGGTTTCCGCATGTCGCGGTCAACGTCAACATGACCGGCGCCAATCTGCAGTCCCGTTTCTTGCTCTCCCTCTCGGCTGGCGTTGGCGCGCCCGACATTTCACAACTCCAGCTGGCCGAAGCGCAGCGCTACGCCGTCACACGGCGGCTCACCGACCTCACGCCCGTCGCGCAATGTTACGCGGCCGCTTTTCCGGCTTCGTTCTGGGAAAACTGCGTGTTCGAGGGCCACATCTACGCTATCCCGTGGGACATGGGGCCCTGCGCTGTCTTCTACAAGCGCAGCCTACTCGCCCAGTACGCAATCGACCCGGATTCCATCTTCACGTGGGACGACTTTGTCGCGGCGGGGAAGCGCCTGCTCGAAGCGTCCGGCGGCACGACGAAAATGATGGTCCTGCCCACCGGCGGCATGGAATTCACGTTCGAAATGCTCCTGCAGCAATTGGGCGGGCAGGTGTTCGACGCCCAGGGCCGCGTCGCGATCCGTTCGCCGCAGGCGCTGCAAGTACTGGGCCTGCTCCGCAAATTCATCCAGACGGGCATTACCGCAAACGTGCCGCCGTACAGCCACGCGCACTATGCGTCGATCCGTTCGCCCATCGTGGCCACGTTCCCCTCCGCCGCGTGGTGGGGCGGCACGATCAAGGATTATGCGCCCGAAATGAGTGGCGACTGGGGCGTGTTCCGGCTGCCCGCCTTCACGCCGGGCGGTCTGCGCACCAGCAATCAGGGCGGGTCCGTCCTCGTGATTCCGGACCAATGCGCTCAGAAACAGGCCGCGTGGGCGTACATCGAGTACGCGCTGTGCACGCGCGAGGCGCAGATCGGGCAATACCGCAATTTCGATCTCTTCCCGGCGTTTCTGCCTGCGCATGAAGACCCCTTCTTTGACGAGCCGGACCCGTATTTCGGCGGCCAGAACGTGCGGCGGCTCTTCGCCCAGGATATCGAGCGCATACCGCCCTTGAACCGCACCAAGGACTGGTTCGAGGCAATGCGCTACGTCTCCCAGGCACTCAGCACGTGGGTGGACGGCGACATGAATGACGCGGACCCGTTCCTGCGCACGCTCGAACATCGGCTGGCGACGCGGCTGGGCCGCGAGATAGCGCCCGGAGTGGAAGCGCCATGA
- a CDS encoding Gfo/Idh/MocA family oxidoreductase, with translation MECSRRAFLAASAGVLAAGGMTARAQETAPKLRVCVIGDTKMGGYGHGLHLAWAHRDDIEIVGLADPDEAGRLEHAAAANAQRAYADYREMLGKEKPDVVTIAPRCTVRHAEYLLAAAECGAHGFMEKPMAVDLAEADAMVQAIEAKGLKWAMAFNWHTVPLIEHARRLVVEERLIGDLLEMRARGKEDHRSGAEDLIVLGVHVFDLMRFFAGDPQWCMADIEVEHRPATLTDVKEATEPLGPIMGDTVHAMYGFANGVRGYFASARNTEGGGGRWGVDLYGTQGVVVIRCEPRRGAQARLFRDPSWSPSIGEVAKDTLPDAPAPMPEQTPRYGAIVDDLVAAIREDRLPKVSLQDGRAAHEMVQGVFAAHLRGCRAGLPLAERKHPLRS, from the coding sequence ATGGAGTGTTCTCGCAGGGCATTTCTTGCGGCATCGGCGGGCGTATTGGCGGCAGGGGGCATGACGGCGCGCGCGCAGGAAACGGCGCCAAAGTTGCGCGTGTGTGTCATCGGGGATACGAAGATGGGCGGCTATGGCCATGGTCTTCACCTGGCTTGGGCCCATCGAGACGACATCGAGATCGTGGGGCTTGCGGACCCGGACGAGGCGGGCCGCCTCGAACACGCCGCGGCGGCGAATGCGCAGCGCGCGTATGCCGATTACCGGGAAATGCTCGGCAAGGAGAAGCCGGACGTGGTGACGATTGCGCCGCGGTGCACGGTGCGGCACGCGGAGTACCTGCTGGCCGCGGCGGAGTGCGGGGCGCACGGGTTCATGGAAAAGCCGATGGCGGTTGACCTGGCAGAAGCGGACGCGATGGTGCAGGCCATCGAGGCCAAGGGACTGAAGTGGGCGATGGCGTTCAATTGGCACACCGTGCCTTTGATCGAGCACGCGCGACGGCTGGTGGTGGAGGAGCGGCTCATCGGCGACTTGCTCGAAATGCGCGCGCGCGGGAAAGAGGATCACCGGTCGGGCGCGGAAGACCTGATTGTCTTGGGGGTTCATGTGTTCGACCTGATGCGGTTTTTCGCGGGGGACCCGCAGTGGTGCATGGCGGATATCGAGGTGGAGCATCGTCCCGCCACGCTGACGGACGTGAAAGAGGCTACCGAGCCGCTGGGACCAATCATGGGCGACACGGTACACGCGATGTACGGGTTCGCGAACGGGGTCCGGGGTTACTTCGCGAGTGCGCGCAACACGGAAGGAGGGGGAGGGCGCTGGGGCGTGGACCTCTACGGCACCCAAGGCGTTGTCGTGATCCGTTGCGAGCCGCGGCGCGGCGCGCAGGCGCGCCTGTTTCGGGACCCGTCGTGGTCTCCGAGCATCGGGGAAGTGGCCAAGGATACCCTGCCGGACGCACCGGCCCCCATGCCGGAGCAGACGCCGCGCTATGGCGCGATCGTGGACGACCTGGTCGCTGCCATCCGCGAGGACCGTCTGCCGAAAGTGAGCCTGCAGGACGGGCGCGCGGCGCACGAAATGGTCCAGGGCGTCTTTGCGGCGCATTTGCGCGGCTGCCGCGCCGGTCTGCCCCTGGCGGAACGGAAGCACCCGCTGCGGTCGTAA